One Aneurinibacillus migulanus genomic region harbors:
- the hisH gene encoding imidazole glycerol phosphate synthase subunit HisH: MIAIIDYGMGNLHSVSKAIERLGYEYTFVSDAEELMKAEGAILPGVGAFGDAMKNLREYGLIEAIRQFAASGKPLLGICLGMQILFDSSTEHGKSKGLGILPGNVDRFHGTYKIPHMGWNKLEFLQDNSIFSGVEEGYVYFVHSYFLQPTDENRAVLLATTDYYQEVPAIVGKNNVYGMQFHPEKSATVGMKLLENFTMLCQTARTK, encoded by the coding sequence ATGATTGCGATTATCGATTACGGCATGGGTAATCTTCATAGCGTAAGCAAGGCGATAGAACGTTTAGGGTACGAATATACATTTGTATCGGATGCTGAAGAGCTTATGAAGGCAGAAGGAGCTATACTTCCCGGCGTGGGGGCGTTTGGCGATGCGATGAAGAATCTGCGGGAGTACGGGCTTATCGAAGCAATTCGCCAATTTGCGGCGAGTGGTAAACCGTTGCTTGGCATTTGTTTGGGCATGCAGATTTTATTTGATAGCAGTACAGAGCATGGGAAAAGTAAAGGTCTTGGCATTTTACCTGGAAACGTAGATCGCTTTCATGGCACTTATAAAATTCCGCATATGGGCTGGAACAAACTTGAGTTTTTACAGGATAATTCGATTTTTAGCGGTGTAGAAGAAGGCTATGTTTACTTCGTGCATTCCTACTTTTTGCAGCCGACGGACGAGAACAGAGCGGTGCTGCTGGCCACGACGGATTATTATCAGGAAGTACCCGCTATCGTTGGTAAAAATAACGTATATGGAATGCAATTTCATCCGGAGAAAAGTGCCACAGTCGGTATGAAATTGCTTGAGAACTTTACAATGTTATGCCAAACGGCGCGTACGAAATAA
- the hisA gene encoding 1-(5-phosphoribosyl)-5-[(5-phosphoribosylamino)methylideneamino]imidazole-4-carboxamide isomerase, with protein MSFIIYPAIDIRGGKCVRLLQGDYNQETVYGDSPTEMAKQWASQGAEWIHLVDLDGAKAGQPVNDEIVLEIARTLDVPVQIGGGLRRMEDINRYIEGGVSRIILGTAAIQDQPFTEKVLDAYGDKVAIGIDARDGYVATHGWLETSEVTAEELAKALIAKGAETFIYTDISRDGTLEGPNTEAIVQLARATAKNVIASGGVSVEQDLLELSRYAGDGVGGAIVGKALYTDRVKLPQVLKRIQEGV; from the coding sequence ATGAGTTTCATTATTTATCCGGCGATTGATATTCGCGGGGGCAAATGCGTGCGCCTGCTACAGGGAGACTATAACCAAGAGACGGTATATGGCGATTCGCCGACAGAGATGGCAAAACAATGGGCATCTCAAGGAGCAGAATGGATTCACCTTGTCGATTTGGACGGAGCGAAAGCTGGACAGCCGGTGAATGACGAAATCGTACTCGAAATTGCCCGAACGCTAGATGTTCCTGTGCAAATCGGTGGTGGCTTGCGACGTATGGAAGATATTAACCGATATATCGAAGGTGGGGTAAGTCGTATTATTCTCGGTACGGCGGCGATTCAGGATCAGCCTTTTACCGAAAAGGTACTGGATGCATACGGCGATAAAGTTGCAATCGGTATTGATGCGAGGGATGGCTATGTAGCGACGCACGGATGGCTGGAAACATCTGAGGTAACCGCGGAAGAATTGGCTAAAGCGTTAATTGCTAAGGGAGCAGAGACATTTATCTATACGGATATTTCACGCGACGGTACGCTGGAAGGACCAAATACAGAAGCTATTGTACAGCTGGCGCGCGCAACCGCAAAAAATGTCATCGCATCCGGCGGCGTAAGTGTGGAGCAGGATTTGCTAGAGCTGTCCCGGTATGCAGGCGACGGTGTCGGTGGAGCCATTGTCGGAAAAGCGCTATACACTGATCGAGTGAAACTGCCGCAAGTGTTGAAACGAATCCAGGAGGGTGTCTGA
- the hisF gene encoding imidazole glycerol phosphate synthase subunit HisF, protein MLAKRIIPCLDVKEGRVVKGVSFVNLRDAGDPVELAKRYSEEGADELVFLDISASHEGRETMVEVVENTAANVTIPFTVGGGINAVEDMRRILRAGADKVSVNTAAVKRPELVKEGAEVFGSQCIVVAIDAKARENGNGWEVYTHGGRQATGIDAVDWARQVEKLGAGEILLTSMDSDGQKNGFALALTQAVSEAVRIPVIASGGAGAKEHFYDAFMEGKADAALAASIFHYKETSIKEVKQYLYERKIEIRMIEETV, encoded by the coding sequence ATGTTGGCTAAACGAATCATCCCTTGTCTGGACGTCAAAGAAGGCAGAGTAGTAAAAGGCGTAAGTTTCGTAAATTTGCGTGATGCAGGCGATCCTGTTGAATTGGCGAAACGCTATAGCGAAGAAGGCGCAGATGAGCTGGTATTCCTCGATATTTCGGCTTCGCATGAAGGACGGGAAACAATGGTTGAAGTGGTTGAGAATACGGCCGCCAATGTAACGATTCCATTTACGGTAGGAGGCGGCATCAATGCGGTAGAGGATATGCGCCGTATTCTGCGGGCAGGTGCCGACAAAGTGTCCGTTAATACTGCAGCCGTCAAGCGTCCGGAATTAGTGAAAGAAGGCGCTGAAGTATTCGGCAGTCAATGTATCGTGGTAGCCATTGATGCCAAAGCACGTGAGAACGGTAATGGTTGGGAAGTATATACGCATGGTGGTCGTCAGGCTACCGGAATAGATGCAGTGGATTGGGCCAGACAAGTGGAAAAGTTGGGAGCCGGAGAAATTCTGTTAACGAGCATGGACAGCGACGGACAGAAAAACGGTTTTGCGCTTGCGCTCACCCAGGCGGTTTCCGAAGCTGTTCGTATTCCGGTCATTGCATCCGGTGGCGCCGGAGCGAAGGAGCATTTCTACGATGCTTTTATGGAAGGAAAAGCGGATGCAGCGTTGGCGGCTTCGATTTTTCATTATAAAGAGACGTCCATTAAAGAAGTGAAACAGTATCTGTATGAGCGTAAAATCGAGATACGTATGATAGAGGAGACGGTATAA
- the hisIE gene encoding bifunctional phosphoribosyl-AMP cyclohydrolase/phosphoribosyl-ATP diphosphatase HisIE yields the protein MEREKIKFDENGLISAIVQDAQSKEVLTLAYMNEESLAKTLETRETWFWSRSRQELWHKGATSGNVQQVIDILYDCDSDALIVKVIPTGPACHKNVYSCFADSLLEEGKDSISGNPSANNEEVQNRFEIFNRLEALIAKREVEMPEGSYTTYLFTEGVDKILKKVGEEASEVIIAAKNRSHDELRYETADLLFHLLVLLREQKLPFDAVLQELEKRHVK from the coding sequence ATGGAGAGGGAGAAGATCAAATTTGATGAGAATGGCTTAATATCAGCGATCGTACAGGATGCACAGAGTAAGGAAGTGCTTACTTTGGCATATATGAATGAGGAGTCGCTGGCTAAGACGCTGGAGACGCGTGAGACGTGGTTTTGGAGCCGCTCCCGTCAGGAGCTCTGGCACAAAGGCGCAACGTCGGGCAATGTGCAACAAGTCATCGACATTCTATATGATTGCGATAGCGATGCGCTCATTGTCAAAGTGATTCCGACCGGGCCGGCCTGTCATAAAAATGTATACTCCTGCTTTGCAGATTCGTTGTTAGAAGAAGGAAAAGATAGTATTTCTGGTAATCCATCGGCGAACAATGAGGAAGTGCAGAATCGCTTTGAGATCTTCAATCGCTTAGAAGCACTTATTGCTAAACGCGAAGTAGAAATGCCTGAGGGTTCGTATACGACCTACTTGTTTACAGAGGGTGTGGATAAAATCCTCAAGAAAGTGGGCGAAGAGGCGAGCGAAGTAATTATCGCGGCGAAAAATCGTAGTCATGATGAATTGCGTTATGAAACGGCCGATTTACTTTTTCACTTGCTTGTGCTATTACGGGAGCAAAAACTGCCGTTTGATGCAGTGCTTCAAGAACTAGAAAAACGGCATGTGAAATAA
- a CDS encoding tetratricopeptide repeat protein produces the protein MAKQQYAPKKKSKIVPIHMGADFYYERAMRYLDKLNFQKALRYLRKAVEFEPNNPDYYCSMAGVLAELGKYEESNRILWHVLEEVDPSLDECYFYLASNYASMMEFELAEQYVLRYLQNASNPFYAEEAEDLLDYIEFHVQTTPRETEDEEDVEVVLQHDRARRLLEEGKFNEASRLLQTIVKEHPDFIAAQNNLALCYYYMGRFEKAMETVQQVLKEDPSNIHGLCNLAVFYSHLRQQDELNELLITLKKIVPYHFDLAYKLATTLGILGEDEAAYFLFRKMISQAGQGDLYMLHYAAVAAYNTQRWDAAEAFWRKVERLDPSEAVATYYLKQIALQKEGGQALAEASYHYQIPLQENLSFEIAGSSANELNEAMQNNPLIRSSLLWALRFGDREVKLQVIQAFEYIADKEVEEALRAFLVNPAEDDHLKKMAIFALRKMGAPEPYQAIIDNQTQFVAFHLNPELPIWTEKWQQVVECLHSHMQERYDILKQQEAQALWLDYLSKAYPDVPVIRKQEAWAASLEYMVARRHNFSVTQEEVASHYGVSVASLARNCKLITSVCQLRKEK, from the coding sequence ATGGCCAAGCAGCAATACGCCCCAAAAAAGAAAAGCAAAATTGTTCCGATTCACATGGGTGCGGACTTCTATTATGAGCGGGCAATGCGCTATCTTGATAAGCTCAATTTTCAAAAAGCGCTGCGTTATTTACGCAAGGCGGTTGAATTCGAGCCGAACAACCCTGATTATTACTGTAGCATGGCCGGCGTACTGGCTGAACTCGGCAAATATGAAGAATCGAATCGAATTCTCTGGCATGTACTGGAGGAAGTCGACCCTTCGTTAGATGAATGTTATTTTTATCTGGCCAGCAATTATGCCAGCATGATGGAATTCGAGTTGGCTGAGCAATACGTTCTTCGGTATTTGCAAAACGCTTCCAATCCATTCTACGCCGAAGAAGCTGAGGATTTGCTTGACTATATCGAGTTTCATGTGCAGACTACACCACGGGAAACAGAAGACGAAGAAGATGTGGAAGTTGTTCTGCAGCATGATCGAGCCCGTCGGTTGCTTGAGGAAGGTAAGTTCAATGAAGCATCACGACTTTTACAGACGATAGTGAAGGAACACCCCGATTTTATTGCTGCCCAAAACAATCTTGCTCTTTGTTATTACTATATGGGCCGTTTTGAGAAAGCGATGGAAACTGTACAGCAAGTATTGAAGGAAGACCCTTCTAATATTCACGGTCTGTGCAATCTGGCTGTTTTTTATTCGCACTTGCGACAGCAGGATGAATTGAATGAATTACTCATTACCCTGAAGAAAATCGTACCTTACCATTTTGACCTTGCGTATAAGCTAGCCACTACCCTCGGTATTCTTGGTGAAGATGAGGCCGCTTATTTCCTTTTCCGCAAAATGATTTCCCAGGCTGGACAAGGCGATTTATATATGCTGCATTATGCTGCAGTAGCAGCTTACAATACCCAGAGATGGGATGCCGCCGAAGCATTCTGGCGTAAGGTAGAACGCCTCGACCCTTCAGAAGCTGTTGCCACTTATTATTTAAAGCAGATTGCATTGCAGAAAGAGGGGGGACAGGCGCTCGCGGAAGCTTCCTACCATTACCAGATTCCGCTTCAGGAAAACCTTTCCTTTGAAATCGCAGGTAGTTCTGCGAATGAGCTTAATGAGGCTATGCAGAATAACCCGCTGATACGGTCTTCCCTTCTCTGGGCGCTCCGCTTTGGGGATAGAGAGGTAAAACTGCAGGTAATTCAAGCATTCGAGTATATTGCAGATAAAGAAGTTGAGGAGGCTTTACGTGCTTTTTTAGTGAATCCTGCTGAAGATGATCACTTGAAGAAGATGGCGATTTTCGCCTTGCGTAAGATGGGTGCACCGGAGCCCTATCAGGCAATAATCGATAATCAGACGCAATTTGTTGCCTTTCATTTGAATCCAGAGCTTCCGATTTGGACTGAAAAATGGCAACAGGTAGTAGAATGTCTGCATAGCCATATGCAGGAACGTTACGATATTTTAAAACAGCAAGAGGCACAGGCATTATGGCTAGACTATCTTAGTAAAGCGTATCCAGATGTTCCTGTAATCCGTAAACAGGAAGCTTGGGCGGCTTCTCTGGAATATATGGTGGCAAGACGCCATAATTTTTCTGTTACCCAGGAAGAAGTAGCGTCTCATTATGGAGTCTCTGTTGCATCGCTTGCCCGTAATTGTAAGCTGATCACGTCCGTTTGCCAGCTTCGTAAAGAGAAATAA
- the trxB gene encoding thioredoxin-disulfide reductase, whose protein sequence is MSEEKIYDVIIAGAGPAGMTAAVYTSRANMSTLMIERGIPGGQMANTEEIENYPGFESILGPDLSTKMFEHAKKFGAEYQYGDIKEIVDGNPYKKVKVGDKEFKAKSVIITTGAEHRELGVPGEKEFSGRGVSYCAVCDGAFFRGKELVVVGGGDSAVEEGVFLTRFATKVTIVHRRDELRAQKILQKRAFENEKVEFIWDTEVKEIRGEGVVKSVLLHNRKTGEDTEFKTDGAFIYVGMDPLSQAAKNLGITNAAGYIETDERMATRVPGIFAAGDVREKTLRQVVTATGDGADAALSAQHYVEELNEKIQEESSKVTQ, encoded by the coding sequence ATGAGCGAAGAAAAAATCTACGACGTAATTATTGCAGGTGCCGGTCCGGCCGGTATGACGGCAGCTGTGTATACATCTCGTGCCAATATGAGTACGTTAATGATCGAGCGGGGAATTCCAGGTGGCCAGATGGCAAACACAGAAGAAATCGAGAATTATCCAGGTTTTGAATCTATTCTTGGCCCGGATTTATCCACAAAAATGTTCGAGCATGCCAAAAAGTTTGGAGCCGAGTACCAATATGGCGATATTAAAGAAATTGTGGATGGGAATCCGTACAAGAAGGTAAAAGTAGGTGATAAGGAGTTCAAAGCGAAATCCGTTATTATCACTACCGGAGCTGAGCATCGTGAATTGGGCGTCCCAGGTGAGAAGGAATTCTCGGGCCGTGGCGTATCCTACTGTGCAGTATGTGATGGCGCATTTTTCCGGGGCAAAGAACTGGTTGTTGTCGGTGGGGGAGATTCCGCAGTCGAAGAAGGAGTGTTCCTGACCCGCTTTGCCACAAAAGTTACTATCGTGCATCGGCGCGATGAATTGCGGGCACAGAAAATCTTGCAAAAGCGCGCATTTGAAAATGAAAAAGTGGAGTTCATTTGGGATACAGAAGTCAAAGAGATCCGCGGTGAAGGTGTCGTAAAATCGGTACTGCTTCACAATAGAAAAACAGGCGAGGATACAGAATTCAAGACGGATGGCGCCTTCATCTACGTAGGTATGGATCCTCTGTCCCAAGCAGCGAAAAACCTGGGCATTACCAATGCTGCCGGATATATCGAAACGGATGAGCGTATGGCGACGCGCGTACCAGGCATTTTCGCGGCAGGTGATGTGCGCGAGAAAACGCTGCGCCAGGTTGTAACTGCGACAGGAGATGGAGCGGATGCAGCCCTTTCAGCTCAGCATTATGTGGAAGAGTTGAACGAAAAAATCCAGGAAGAAAGCTCCAAAGTTACCCAATAA
- the rapZ gene encoding RNase adapter RapZ, whose product MEKQMNEINLLIITGMSGAGKTVAIQKLEDLGFFCVDNLPPVLIPKFAELIDQSGGRIQKVALVIDLRGREFFDALAESLERVHEMENITYQIIFLDASDQTLVQRYKETRRNHPLAPNGLPLDGIHAERRLLEELKGLANLIIDTTHLKPVLLKEKISQIFSQMSQNLTVIVQSFGFKFGIPIDADLVFDVRFLPNPHYVETLRPKTGKEAEVSDYVFKWDVSQEFLTKLADFIDFTLPHYQQEGKAQLVIGIGCTGGKHRSVAIAEYLGQRYQDQYNVRITHRDIERGRS is encoded by the coding sequence ATGGAAAAGCAAATGAATGAGATTAACTTGCTGATTATTACCGGCATGTCCGGCGCGGGCAAGACGGTTGCCATTCAGAAACTTGAGGATTTAGGCTTCTTTTGTGTGGATAACCTGCCGCCGGTTCTCATTCCGAAGTTTGCGGAATTGATTGACCAATCTGGAGGACGCATTCAGAAGGTAGCATTGGTCATCGATTTACGCGGGCGAGAATTCTTCGATGCACTGGCTGAATCACTTGAGCGCGTTCATGAGATGGAGAATATAACGTATCAGATTATCTTTTTGGATGCCAGTGATCAGACGCTCGTACAGCGTTATAAGGAGACACGCCGTAATCATCCACTTGCGCCGAACGGTTTGCCGCTTGACGGTATTCATGCGGAACGCCGCTTGCTGGAAGAACTCAAGGGTCTTGCCAATCTAATCATTGATACGACGCATTTAAAGCCTGTGTTATTGAAAGAAAAAATAAGCCAGATTTTCAGCCAAATGAGTCAAAATCTAACCGTCATCGTTCAGTCATTCGGCTTTAAATTCGGCATTCCAATTGACGCCGATCTTGTATTCGATGTTCGTTTTTTGCCCAATCCGCATTATGTGGAAACATTGCGACCCAAAACGGGGAAAGAAGCGGAAGTATCCGATTATGTATTCAAATGGGACGTATCGCAAGAATTTCTCACCAAGCTTGCGGATTTTATTGATTTTACGCTTCCTCACTATCAACAGGAAGGAAAGGCCCAGCTTGTCATTGGTATCGGTTGTACCGGAGGCAAACATCGTTCTGTGGCCATTGCTGAGTATTTGGGTCAGCGTTATCAAGATCAATATAACGTTCGCATAACGCATCGGGATATAGAGAGAGGCCGCTCATAG
- a CDS encoding gluconeogenesis factor YvcK family protein codes for MKRNIEKPRVVVIGGGTGLSVLLRGLKKQPIDITAIVTVADDGGSSGRLRSELRMPPPGDVRNVLIALADTEPLLESLLQHRFVNGNGLAGHSIGNLLIAALTEISDGDFVTAIEQLSKVLAVRGRVLPAANHSIVLHAEMQDGTIVSGESIIPKAGKRIKRVFIDKGVEPLAEAIEALTEADAILIGPGSLYTSVLPNLLVPGIVQAIRESRAVKAYICNVMTQPGETDGYTAEDHIQAIHDHVGNSLFQYIIVNSGEISEEVRALYAQKGSEPVTYSIEKLSAKGYHIIADNLLVYDEFLRHNASKLSQIIINVIGAKE; via the coding sequence ATGAAAAGAAATATAGAAAAACCCCGTGTGGTGGTAATAGGGGGAGGAACGGGACTATCTGTTCTGCTCCGCGGCTTGAAAAAACAGCCGATCGACATAACTGCAATTGTAACGGTGGCGGATGATGGGGGAAGTTCCGGGCGGTTACGCTCTGAACTCAGAATGCCGCCTCCCGGAGATGTGCGCAATGTCTTAATCGCACTTGCAGATACCGAACCGTTACTTGAGAGCTTGCTTCAACATCGCTTCGTCAATGGCAATGGGCTGGCCGGGCATTCTATTGGCAACCTGTTGATTGCAGCACTGACGGAGATTAGTGATGGTGATTTCGTTACAGCGATTGAACAACTTAGCAAGGTACTGGCGGTTCGTGGGCGTGTATTACCCGCCGCGAACCATTCCATTGTGCTGCATGCAGAAATGCAGGATGGCACAATTGTGTCCGGAGAGTCTATTATCCCCAAGGCAGGCAAGCGGATTAAACGAGTGTTTATTGATAAGGGTGTAGAACCGCTTGCGGAAGCCATTGAAGCGCTTACGGAAGCGGATGCGATTCTTATCGGTCCCGGTAGTCTGTATACGAGCGTACTGCCTAATTTACTTGTGCCCGGTATTGTGCAGGCAATTAGGGAAAGCCGGGCAGTCAAAGCATACATCTGTAATGTAATGACACAGCCAGGCGAGACGGATGGATATACGGCTGAAGATCATATTCAAGCCATTCACGATCACGTAGGCAATTCCCTGTTCCAGTATATCATTGTTAATAGCGGGGAAATCAGTGAGGAGGTACGGGCACTATACGCACAGAAAGGTTCGGAACCTGTAACATACTCTATAGAGAAATTGTCTGCAAAAGGGTACCATATTATTGCCGATAATTTGTTGGTGTACGATGAATTCTTGCGCCATAATGCTTCTAAACTGAGTCAAATTATTATAAATGTAATTGGTGCGAAAGAATGA
- the whiA gene encoding DNA-binding protein WhiA, whose amino-acid sequence MSFAAQTKKELTQLEASACCDKAELTALIRMNGSLQFGGKRFVLDVSTENAAIARRIYSLVKAIFKIHAELLVRKKMRLKKNNVYLVRIPQKAREILEELGIMREGAFYYGISSDIVKNDCCKRAYLRGAFLAGGSVNHPEASSYHLEIFSSHQEHCEDLVNLANCFSLNARCIERKKGHIMYIKEGEKIAEFLRIIEAHQALFFFEDVRIIKEMKNSANRLNNCDMANLNKTVAAAMQQIENIMLIDRHLGLSNLPDRLREVAELRLQYRDMNLAELGEMIPSGKVSKSGINHRLRKINEIAAKLRENEAKS is encoded by the coding sequence ATGTCTTTTGCTGCACAAACAAAAAAAGAACTGACTCAATTGGAAGCGTCCGCCTGCTGCGATAAAGCCGAGCTTACGGCACTCATCCGGATGAACGGATCTTTGCAGTTCGGTGGAAAACGCTTCGTATTGGATGTGTCGACAGAAAATGCGGCAATTGCACGCCGCATCTATTCACTTGTCAAAGCGATCTTTAAGATTCATGCAGAGCTTCTTGTTCGCAAGAAGATGAGATTGAAGAAGAATAATGTATATCTTGTTCGAATTCCGCAGAAAGCCAGGGAGATTCTCGAAGAGCTCGGTATTATGAGGGAAGGAGCGTTCTATTACGGTATTTCCTCCGATATCGTGAAGAATGATTGCTGCAAGCGTGCATATTTACGGGGAGCGTTTCTTGCAGGCGGATCGGTAAACCATCCGGAAGCCTCGAGCTATCACTTGGAGATCTTCTCTTCTCATCAGGAGCATTGCGAAGATTTGGTTAACCTGGCAAATTGTTTTAGTTTAAATGCCCGATGTATTGAGCGGAAAAAAGGGCATATTATGTATATTAAGGAAGGCGAAAAAATTGCCGAATTCCTACGGATTATCGAAGCTCATCAGGCGCTGTTCTTCTTTGAAGACGTGCGCATTATTAAGGAAATGAAAAACTCGGCCAATCGTCTTAATAACTGCGATATGGCTAACCTTAATAAGACGGTGGCCGCGGCGATGCAGCAGATTGAAAATATCATGCTCATCGATAGGCATCTCGGTCTATCCAATTTACCGGATAGACTTCGTGAGGTGGCCGAGCTTCGCCTTCAATACCGGGATATGAACCTGGCCGAATTGGGGGAGATGATACCCAGTGGTAAGGTAAGCAAATCCGGTATTAATCACCGTTTGCGAAAAATTAATGAAATCGCCGCGAAATTGCGGGAAAATGAAGCAAAATCATAA
- a CDS encoding HPr family phosphocarrier protein: MKQIQFVEGGEAYMHAQESVVVNLRTGLQARPAAFFVQEANRYAADVFIERDNKKVNAKSIMGVMSLAVGSGVEITIIAEGSDAEEAVKSLAQMVQREE; encoded by the coding sequence ATGAAACAAATTCAGTTTGTAGAGGGTGGGGAAGCATACATGCACGCGCAGGAAAGCGTTGTCGTCAATTTAAGAACTGGTCTGCAAGCGCGGCCGGCTGCTTTTTTCGTCCAGGAAGCGAATCGCTATGCAGCGGATGTGTTTATCGAAAGAGATAACAAAAAGGTAAATGCGAAAAGCATCATGGGCGTAATGAGTCTTGCTGTCGGAAGCGGCGTAGAAATTACGATTATTGCCGAAGGCTCTGACGCTGAAGAGGCTGTAAAAAGCCTTGCACAAATGGTACAGCGAGAAGAGTAG
- the clpP gene encoding ATP-dependent Clp endopeptidase proteolytic subunit ClpP: protein MSVNLIPTVIEQTNRGERAYDIYSRLLKDRIIFLGTGINDQVANSVVAQLLFLAAEDPDKDISLYINSPGGSITSGMAIYDTMQFIKPDVSTICVGMAASMGAFLLTAGAPGKRYALPNSEVMIHQPLGGAQGQASDIQIAATRILKMRDSLNRIIAERSGQPLERVEKDTDRDYFMSAQEAQEYGLIDRVIESLSKKDPDVL from the coding sequence ATATCAGTGAACTTAATTCCCACAGTCATCGAACAAACGAATCGCGGTGAAAGAGCATACGATATCTATTCTCGTCTTCTAAAGGACCGCATTATTTTCCTCGGCACAGGCATTAATGACCAGGTGGCCAATAGCGTGGTAGCCCAGCTCTTGTTCCTGGCGGCCGAAGACCCTGATAAAGACATCAGTCTGTACATCAATAGCCCCGGAGGTTCGATTACCTCGGGTATGGCCATCTATGACACTATGCAGTTCATCAAACCGGATGTATCAACAATTTGTGTAGGTATGGCCGCTTCAATGGGCGCATTCCTCCTAACAGCCGGCGCGCCCGGAAAACGCTATGCACTTCCGAACAGTGAAGTTATGATTCACCAACCGCTCGGCGGCGCACAGGGGCAAGCGTCAGACATCCAAATCGCTGCCACTCGTATCTTGAAGATGCGCGATTCCTTGAATCGCATCATTGCCGAACGTTCCGGGCAACCACTCGAACGTGTAGAGAAAGATACGGACCGCGATTATTTCATGAGCGCGCAAGAGGCACAGGAATACGGCCTTATCGACCGCGTAATCGAAAGCCTGAGCAAAAAAGACCCTGACGTACTATAG
- a CDS encoding alpha/beta hydrolase family protein — protein sequence MKQSFSLVREEGLTIRGDIFIKDDTQEYSRKPVVIVCHGFKGFKDWGMFPRIGEYLAGQGFVAITFNFSGNGIGEDLENFTELERFGRNTYQQELGDLDFLVQQIKRNGLPLAERMDPYRIGMMGHSKGGGDTLLYASSYPEILRAAVTWNGIAHVDIFGGDVRKQAEEEGTGYVINGRTGQKMPIEKIVFDDMDVNARQYDLLNCVAQMDVPLLIVQGREDFARLVKGAESLKEHAKQAVLYWVDGAGHTFNMVHPHKEDTAEFLEALDVTAKFFKEHL from the coding sequence TTGAAACAATCGTTTTCATTAGTAAGAGAAGAAGGATTGACGATTCGCGGCGATATTTTTATTAAAGACGACACACAGGAATACAGCCGAAAACCCGTCGTGATTGTTTGCCATGGATTTAAGGGCTTTAAGGATTGGGGCATGTTTCCGCGCATTGGAGAATATTTGGCGGGGCAGGGGTTTGTCGCTATTACTTTCAACTTTTCCGGCAACGGAATTGGGGAAGACCTGGAGAACTTCACTGAACTCGAGAGATTTGGCCGTAACACATATCAGCAAGAACTGGGCGATCTTGATTTTCTTGTGCAGCAGATTAAGCGTAACGGTTTGCCGCTCGCGGAACGTATGGATCCATATCGCATCGGAATGATGGGCCATAGCAAAGGCGGCGGTGACACCCTTCTATATGCTTCTTCTTATCCGGAGATCCTGCGTGCGGCGGTAACCTGGAACGGTATTGCACATGTAGACATTTTCGGTGGCGATGTACGCAAGCAGGCGGAAGAAGAAGGTACAGGTTATGTGATAAATGGGCGAACGGGACAAAAGATGCCGATTGAAAAGATTGTTTTTGATGATATGGATGTTAACGCGAGGCAGTATGATTTGCTCAATTGCGTAGCGCAGATGGATGTCCCCTTGCTTATCGTACAGGGACGGGAAGATTTCGCCCGGCTTGTTAAAGGCGCAGAAAGCCTAAAAGAGCATGCAAAGCAGGCTGTTCTTTACTGGGTTGACGGAGCAGGCCATACATTTAATATGGTGCATCCGCATAAGGAGGACACAGCAGAATTTCTTGAAGCGCTTGATGTAACGGCTAAATTTTTTAAAGAACACCTTTGA
- a CDS encoding DUF2325 domain-containing protein, translated as MAYVVIGADRLGNINTLLEEKLDGKLIHVSGRKKKDQNYSLPQLVKGVIVFTDYINHNLAKRVKADAKKRNVPIVFAKRSVSHLECTLEQMMACQQEGCDRPCARNRSFQATM; from the coding sequence GTGGCGTACGTAGTGATTGGCGCGGATAGGCTAGGAAATATTAACACGTTGCTGGAAGAGAAGCTGGATGGGAAGCTAATTCACGTATCGGGAAGAAAGAAGAAGGATCAGAATTATTCGCTACCGCAGTTGGTTAAGGGAGTCATCGTGTTTACGGATTACATAAACCACAATCTGGCCAAGCGGGTCAAAGCAGACGCCAAGAAGCGGAATGTACCGATTGTGTTCGCGAAACGTTCTGTCAGCCATCTGGAATGTACGCTTGAGCAGATGATGGCTTGTCAGCAAGAAGGGTGCGATCGCCCCTGTGCCCGCAATCGTTCGTTTCAGGCTACTATGTAA